The Polyangium mundeleinium genome contains the following window.
GGGCCGGAGGACGGCGGCGTCGACGGGGGGCCGCCGAAGCCTCCGCAGGGGCAAGCCCACAAGTTCTGCGTGCCCAACGTGCCGTTCTCGTGTCCGTGCAACGAGAAGCGGGACGGGGTCGAGAAGGATTGCTCGAACTCGAACCAGTACGGCACGTGCACGGGCGTCGAGGCGTGCAACGCCGCGTCGAGCTCCTTCGAAGGATGCACGGCGAAGGTCCCCGCGGCCGAGACGTGCAACGCAGAGGACGACGACTGCGACGGGATGACCGACGAGGGCGAGCCGAACGTGCTCTGCAGCGAGGAAGGGCCGGTGCCGCCGCACGCGTCGTGGACCTGCTCGCCGCAAGGCACGTGTGGGCTCGGGCCGTGCGAAGTGGGGTGGGCGGCCTATCCGCCCGGCCCGATCGCGAACGGCTGCACGTGCCCGGTCGAGATGGGCGAGCCGAACGACCTCTGCGCGAACGCGACGCCCGCGGGCAGCGTGAGCGATACCGACGGGAGCAGCATCACGATCACGGGCACGCTCGGCGGCGCGACGGACGTGGACGTGTGGTCGTTCGACACGGTGGACACGAACGAGCTCACGACGAACGCGTACCACGTGAGCATCGATTTCGTGGTCCCGATGCCGAACAACGAGTTCGTGATCGACGTGATCCGCGGCGAGGCGTGCACGGACACGCCCTCGGGCGGCTCCGCGGGGATCACGTCGTACGACTGGTGCGTCGACGGGAAGTCGGCGGATGGCCTTTCGGGCGAGGTGCCGTGCGCGAACGACGGCTCGCAGACCGTGCACTGCAACAACAACTCCACGAAGTACTTCGTGCGCGTCTACCGCAGGCTCGGCGCCCCGGGGACGTGCACGCAGTACAGCCTCCTCGTGACCGCGAAGGGCGGCGATCCTTGCGATTTCACGCAGAAGTGCCAGTAACGGCCTGACCATGGACCTCGAGCCGAACGAGACCGAGGCGCTCGTCCAGCGCACGGCCCGCGACTACGCCGAGCGGGTGATCCGGCCCGTCGCGGCCGATCTCGACCGTGACAAGGACATCCCGCGCGACATCCTGCGAGGGCTCGCCGATCTCGGCCTGATGGGCGTGAACGTGCCCGCGGCGCTCGGCGGGGCCGAGGCGGGCGTCGTGGCGTACGCGCTGGCGATGATGGAGATCGCGCGTGCGTGCGCCTCCACGGCCGTGACGATGAGCGTGACGAACATGGTCGCGGAGGTGATCGCGCGGTTCGGCACGGAGGCGCAGCGCGCGACGTACGTGCCGCGGATCTGCGCGGGCGAGTACGCGGCCGGGTCGTTCGCCCTGAGCGAGCCGGAGGCAGGCAGTGATCCCGGCTCGATGCGGACCGTGGCCGAGCGGACCGAGGATGGCTGGGTGCTGCGCGGGCAAAAGCAGTGGATCACGAACGGCGCGTGGGCGGGCGTGTTCGTGGTCTGGGCGCGCACGGGCGGGCCGGGGACGCGTGGTCTGTCGGCGTTCCTCGTGGAGGGCGGGACGCCGGGGCTCCGGTGCGGCCGGCCCGAGGACAAACTGGGGCTGCGCGCGTCGAACACGGTGCCGATCGAGCTCGACGACTGCAAGGTGCCGGCGGACGCGCTGCTCGGCAGCGAGGGCGAGGGCTTCAAGATCGCGATGATGGCGCTCGACGGCGGGCGCATCGGGATCGCGTCGCAGGCCGTGGGCATCGCGACGGCGGCGCTCGAGGAGGCCACGCAGTACGCGCGCGAGCGCAAGCAGTTCGGCCGGTCGATCGGCGACTACGAGGCGATCCAGTGGTCGCTCGCCGATGGCCGGACGGAGCTCGACGCGGCGCGGGCGCTCACGCTGCGCGCGGCGTGGCTCAAGGAGAAGGGGCGGCCGTTCTCGGCCGAGGCGGCGATGGCGAAGCTCTACGCGAGCGAGGCGTCGAACCGGATCTGCCAGCGGGCGCTGCAGATCCACGGCGGCTACGGCTACGTGCGTGACTTCGCGGTGGAGCGTCACCTGCGCGACGCGCGCGTGACGACGATCTACGAGGGGACGAGCGAGATCCAGCGGATCGTGATCGCCCGGAGCGCGACGCGCTGAAGGCGTGAGCGCAACCCGTTGGGGATCCAACGGGTTTGTCCGTCAGACGAAGATCCGCGTCAGGACGAAGATGACGACCGCGATCACGGCCCCGAAGAGGAGCGTGTAGAGCAGGACGCGCTTCAGGATGACGCGGAGCTTGTTCTTGAGGAGCGTCTTGACGAGCTTCCAGAGGAGGCCGAGGACTTCACGGATGAGCTTCCACACGCGGAGATCCTAGCGCGGCTCGGCGCGCCGTGCCTCAAGGCCGAACACTTCTTCACGGGGCCGGCGAGGGCTCACTCCGCGACGAGGGACACCTTGCCTGCGTAACTTCCAGGCGACGGGAAGCTCATGCCGCGCAGCGCTTCGACGATGCACGTGGCCGCGGCATCGCCCTTGGGATCGGCGCTCGACACGCCCACGGCGAGGGGCTTGCCGTCGGTGTCGAGGTACATCGTGGCCTTGATCGGGCCCGCGCCCTGGCCCGCGCGGCACGTGGCGAGGGCTTGCTGGGCCTTGGGGAGCTCCTTGCCCAGGCGACCCGGGTCGAGCGAGACGGGCGGACGCTCGTCGGCGCTCGGGTCGAAGGAGAAGCCGCCCTCGGCGAGGCCTTCCTTTCCACCCACGGGAGAAGGCCAGCTCGCGCCGCGCAGCGCGCCCAGCATGCACGACTCGGTGTCGCGATCGCCGAGCGTCGACTCCTTGAGATACGCGACGGTGGCCGTTCCGCCCTGCGCGATCCGCAAGGCGAAGCGGATCTCGCCGCCCATGAAGGGGATGCGGCGCACGCCGTTGTGGAAACACGCGCTGAGTTTGTCCGAGGTGCGCTGCAGCGTCGATTGCACCTTGTCTTGATCGAGCGCGCCGATCTCGGCTTCGAAGTTGGCGCCGCCGCTCCCGCCGCTCGTCGAGGTATCCGTGCCGCCCGTGTCCGGCGGCTTGTTCACCGCCACCTCGCCCCCGCAACCCGCGAGCGAGGCGAGCGCCGCGAGCGCGGCGATTCGGGCCCGAAGAGAACCAATACCCAGGCTTCTTTCGTTGCTCTTCATCATGCCTTCAACATGGTTTGCGCGATGATCGATCGCTGCGTTCCGCTGCTCTCCTCGACGAGCTCGGTGGTGCGCGCGTCGCGGAAATGACGTCCGAGGCCCTCGCTCGCGCCTCCGCCGCGCGCGCCGAGGATGTCCATGGCTCGGTGCGCGACGCGGGTCGACATCTCGGAGGCGAAGAGCTTTCCGATGGATCGCTCGGCCGAGGAAGGCGCGCCGCGATCCGCGAGGTGCGCGGCGCGCAGCACGAGCAGGCGCGCGGCCTCGATCTCGACGGACATGTCGGCGAGCTGCGCCTGCACACCGAGCAGGCCCGGCGTCTTCACGCGATCCTGCGTGCCCTTCACGTGCGCCGCCGCCTTCTCGAAGGCCGCGCGCGCGACGCCGATCGCCTCCGCCGCGACGGCGATCCGCGCGTCTTCGAGCGCCGCCGTGGCGATCGCCTGTCCCTCGCCCGCCGCGCCGATCACGTCGGCCGCGTCGACACGAACGCCGCGCGCGCGCAGCAGGGCCACGCCTGCCGCGCGCCGGCCCACGCCCGCCTCCGCGGGCACGACGTCGAGCCCTGGTGCACCCTTCGGGACGAGGAGCGCGACGAGGCGTGGATCGTTCGGGGCGCGGTTTGTCGCCGCAAACACCAGGAAAACGTCTGCCGCGGGGCCGAGGATCACAGGGCCTGCTTCGCCATCGAGGACGAACCCACCGTCGGCGCTGGGCTCGGCGAAGAGGGAAGCGGGCTCCGCGGGATCGGGCATCGCGGCCGCGCCGAGCGAGGCGCCGCGCGCGAGCGGGGCTAGGTGCTTCTGTTTTTGCGCGTCGCTGCCCGCGTGGAGGAGCGTGCGCGCGACGAGCGCCACGTGTGTGCCCGCGATCGCCGCCGAACTCGCGCACGCCGCGGCGATCTCCTCGATCACGAGCGCGAGCGCGACGAGGTCACCGCCGGATCCGCCGTGCTCCGCGGGGATCGTGAGGCCGAGCAGGCCCGCGTCGCCGAGCGTTCGCGCGTGTCCCTCGGGGAGGCGCGCGTCGTGATCGATCTCGGCGGCCCGCGGCGCGAGATCACGCGCGGCGAGGGCGCGCGCGGCTTCCTGGAAACGCTTTTGCTCGTCGGTGAGGTCGAAGTCCATGGCAGGTCGCAAGAAACGGGGTTTTTCCGGTGGCGGGCTCAGAACGTGCCCAGGATCGAGGCGCCTCCGCCGTGGGGGCCGAACGAAGGAACGAGCCACGCGCGTGGCGCCTCGGGGCCGGGCTCCTTCGGCGCGGAGCGCGAGACGAAAAACAGCACGACGCCCGCGGCGAGGGCCGCGCCGCCCACGCCGAAGCCGATCGTCGAGGCGAGGGCCTTCGTCTGCGCACCTTCGATGAGGGCGAATCCCTCGGCGTTGCACTTCTTTTCAGGGCAAAGCGGATCGGCCTTCCCCACGTCGCTCGACGCGAGCCCGCCGAACACCGCGCCGACGCCGAGCGCGGCGACGCCCACGCCGCCCGCGACGAACGCCGCGATGCGCAGGCCGTTCGTGCCGGATGCGGCGGGAGGCGCGTCGCTCGTCTCCTTCTCGACGGGCTTCACGTTCGGAGCCGCCACGAGCGCAGGCACCGAGACGGTCTTCGCGTCGGCGTCCTTGCCGACGACGATCTTCGTGGACCACGACAAGAACCCGGGCGCGGTCGCTCCGATCGTGTGCTCGCCGGGATCGACGGGGATGGGGTCGCCGAGGAGCGCGGCCCCGACGACCTCGCCGTTTCGTTTGATCACGAGGCCCGCCGCGGGCGTTTCTGCGTCGATGCGCAGGCGCGAGAGCTTGGGGGCGAGCTTGCCCGCGAACTCCTCGGCGATCCGCAGGCGATCGGTGTCGCCCGTGGCGTGCGCCAGGGTCGCGGCTTCCTTGTACCGCGCCCACGCGGTGGCGGTGCGGCCGAGCTGCTCGTTGCAGAGCCCCAGGTTCAAGAACGCGCCGACCGAGGGATCGAGCCGCGAGCTCTCCTCGAACTTGGGACACGCCTCCGCGGGTTTGCCCTGGTCCATGAGCTCACGGCCGCGCACGAAGGCTGCCTCGGCGATGGCTTTCTTGTCGCCGCCCTGCGCGGCCGCGGGGCCCGGAGCCAGCGCGATCGCCGCCACGAGCGTGAGCGCGGCGGCGAGGGGCCTCCGAGGGGCGCGGGCCCTCGGGGCGCTAGCGGCGCGTGAAAGCGGTGTTTGCATTTTTCTTCGTCGTGCCTGGCGGCGCCGTCGTGGCCTTGCTCGTGGGCTTCGGGCCCGGCGGAGGCGTCGCGGGCGCGCTCGTGGAGGCGCCTTCTGCCGGCGACGCGGAGGGCGACGCGGAGGGCGACGCGGAGGCCGAGCCGCTCGGCGGGGCCGTGGATTCGGGGGTGCTCGCGAGCGCCGAGGACATCGACGAAGCCGTGATCACGGGCGCGGGGATCGCGGGCGCCTCCTCGGGCACTCCGGTGGCGATCGGCGTCGTGGAAGAGGCTTCGACGCTCGATCGGAACAGGAACACGAGCACGCCGCCGAGGATCCCGATGAGCGCGCCGAGGCCGAGCGCGACAAACAGGAACGATCGACCCGCATCGGGCGAGGGCGGCCGCGTCCGCGCGGCGCTGGCGAACGCGGCGGCCGCGTGCGCGCTCCGCGGGCCCGTGTAGAGATCGGCCTCGATGCGGCTCAGATCGGGCTCGATCACGTCGAGCGGCGGGGTTTGCCCGAGCGCGAGGATGGTCGGCCCGGTCGTCGTGCCCGGCGGCGGGAGCTCCGGCGCGGACGCGATCTGCACCGGCAGCGGCATCGTCTTGTGCGCGGTCTGCGCAGCGACCTCCGCGGGCGGCGGGGTGGAGGCCAGCGTGGAGCTGATGACCGAATTGCGTCGCCCCGAGTTGCGGAGCGGCTCCGTGCTCGGGACCTCGGTCCATTCGGCGATCCCGCGCGCGTCCGGCGCCTGCATCGCAGGCAAGGTCGGCTGGGAGGGCAGGCGCGGGGACTCGCCGGGCGCGCCGACGGCGGGCGGCGGAAGACCGGCCATCCGCGCGACGCGGTCGAGGGTGCTCTGCGAGCGCAAGGGCGCGTAGGGCGCGAGCGCGACGGCAAACTCGGCGATCGACTGGTACCTTTGGTTCTTGTCGCGCTCGTAGGCGCGCTCCATCCGCGCGGCGAGGTCGGCCGAGAGGTCGGGACGGAAGTCGCGGAGCGGGCGCGGCGTGCCCGTGAGCACCGCGGCGCAGAGGTTGGGCAAGGTCTCCGCGTAGAAGGGCTGCGTGCCCGCGATGAGCTCGAAGAGCGTGATGCCGAGCGAGTAGATGTCGGTGCGGTGATCGACGCCGCGTGTCTCCTGCATCTGCTCGGGCGACATGTAGAGCGCCGAGCCCATCGCGGTCGCCGTGCGCGTCAGCGCGTGATCGCCCGGCGCGCCTTGCATCTTCGAGATGCCGAAGTCGAGCAGCTTGACGAGCGGCGATCCGTCGCGGCGGCTCGCGAGGAAGAGGTTCGCGGGCTTCAGATCGCGGTGGACGATGCCGTACGAGTGCGCCTCGGCGATGGCCTCGCAGGCCTGCAGGATGTAGTCGATCGCGTCGGGCACCGCGAGGACGCCGTCCTTGAGCTGCCTGGCGAGGTCCCGGCCGTCGAGGAACTCCATCACCATGTACGGCGCGCCGTTCTCGAGCGTGGCCACGTCGAGCACACGGGCGACGTGCTCGCTCTTGATCTTCACGGCGGCGCGCGCCTCGCGCTGGAAGCGCGCCGAGGCCTCGGGGTGCTGCGCGTACTCGGGCAGGAGGAATTTCAGCGCGACCCGCTCGTCGAGCGCGACGTGCCGGGCCTCGACCACGTATCCCATGCCACCTTGCCCGAGCACACGCTCGACGCGGTACTTCTGAGCGAGGAGGGTGCCCGGTGCGACGGCGGTGGCCGGCGAGGCATGGGGAGACGCATTCGACGTCACGGACCTGGGCCCATGATGGCGCCCACCGCCCTCGGACGGCAAGGACGTTCTCTCACGTGCAGAGCGGGAGATCGAAGCGCACAGCCGTTCCCTTGCCGAGTTCGCTCTCGATCTCGATGTATCCGCCGACGGCCTCGAGGAGGGTCTTGACGACGGAGAGACCGAGGCCCGTGCCTTTGCCCGAAGGTTTCGTCGTGAAATAGGTCTCGAAGACACGCGCGAGGATCTCGGGCGAGATGCCCGTCCCCGCGTCCTCGACGAGGCAGACCGCGCGCCCCGACTCGCGGTTCTCGCTCACCTCGATGCGGATGAGCCGCCCCTCCGGCGGCTGCTCGATCACCGCGTCCGCGGCGTTCGTGATGAGGTTGACGAAGATCTGTTCGAGCTTCGTGCGGCTCATGGCCACGCGCACGGGCGCCGGCGGCGCGTTCGTCATGATGCTGACGCGCTTCGTGCGGCCCGAGACGTGGAGCATCGAGAGCACGCCCGAGATGACGGTCATCAGGTCGAGGACCTCCTGCCGATCCTGGCTTGGCGTGCCGAGGTGCAGGAGGTTCCGCGCGTGCTCGGTCAGGTGCGCGACGCCGCGCTCGAGGGCCACGAGATCATCGGGCTCCGGCGGCTTGCCCGCGTGGGCGCGCATGCGGATGAAGGTCGCGGTGTGGGTGAGGACGGCGGCGACGTTGTTGAGCTCGTGCCCGACGCCCGCGGCGATGGTGCCGAGCGTGGCGAGCCGGTCGGCCTGGAGCAGGCGCGCGCGCGTGCGCTCGAGCTCCTCGATGAGCCATTTGCGGTGCCCCTCGGGATCCTGCGGGATCGGCGGCACGTCGCTCTTGCGGCCCCCCACGATCACGCTCGAAGGGCCCAGGCTGTGCGGGCCCGAGTGCGGGCCCGAGTGCGGCCCCGAGTGCGGGGCGCTCTGGAACATCGGACGTGGGGGAGGGGCCGGCGGGAGGGGGGGCCCGTTCGAAGCAGGGGATCCCTGCGCTCTCACCCCGCCCCGTACGTCGCTTTTGCCGTCACTCATGCCTGCACGGCGATGGTAACACGTTTGGCCAGGGGATCACTGAGCGTTTGGGGTCCCAAGGATCGGCTCGAACTCGTCCCAGCCGTACCGCTTGAGGTAGTTGCGCCAGACACCCTCGCATTGCGGCCCGTATTTGCACGTTCCGCACGCCTGCCGTTTGTCCCGCTGGGCCTCGTCGAGATCTTGCCGTGTGACGAGGACGAGCCCCCGGCCACGCCCGTCCGCGGCACGCTCGGGCGCGCGCGCCGCGTCGAGGTTTGCCTTATCGCCGAGGTCGAAGTGCCGGTAGCGCTCGACGTACCCGCGGTTGAAGTCGGCGACGCCCTCCGTCGTGCAGAGCGGGATGTCCACGAGGAACGCCATCGGCCGCGCCTCGCCGACCTCCGCGAGGAAGCGCCGGAACGCGTCGGCGGTGTCCGTGTAGCGCGGGAAGATCTGCTCGAAGTACGTGTCCGCGCGGCCGTTCGCCTGCATCACGTTGAAGACGACCTGATCGACGCCGCACTGCCGCAGGAAGCGGTAGATGTCGAGCATGTGCGGGAGGTTCCGGTCCGTGAGCACCGTCGAGGTGTGGAGCTCGACGCCGAAGCGCTTGAGCTTGGCGATCGAGGCGAGGCCGGCGGCGGTCTGCTCGAAGCTGTCGGGGGTGCGGGTGAGGCCCTCGTGGAGCTTCTTCGTGTGGCCGTGGATCGAGACGTAGAACCGGTTCATCCCGGCCTTCGCGAGCAGCGCGGCGTAGGGCAGGTGCGAGAGGCGCCGGCCGTTCGTCATCACGCTGATCTTGCGGTAGCCGAGGCCCTTGGCCATCGACACGAGGTCGGGTAGCTCGGGGCGCGTCGTGGGTTCACCCGAGGTGAAGCAGACCTCCTCGGAGCCCTGGTTCTGCTCGAGGATCCACCGCACGCGCTCGGTGGTCATCGCCGAGTTGTTCACGTAGCGGCCGTCGCGATCTTCCTCCATGCAGAAGATGCAGTTGTTGTTGCAGACGGCGCCGATGGAGACGTGGATACGCTCCTCGCGGGTGGAGAGCCGCTCCGCGATGGTCGGCTCGGCAGCGTTGGCTCCGTCGGACAAGCGTCGGCCTCGGGAAAAGCGTCTTCCAGCGCGTGGCGTGTGTCAACCGATTCCGCTCCCTTCCGGATGGACGCGGGCTGGGAGGTTTGGTAGCCCGTCATTCAAATGGAAAGAAACCTTTTCCGCGAAGAGCACGAGCTGTTCCGAACGTCCTTCCGCCGGTTCATCGACCGCGAGGTCAAGCCGCACCAGGAGCGGTGGATGGAGCAGGGGAGCGTCGACCGCGAGGCGTGGCGCAAGGCGGGGGAGGGGGGCTTCCTCTGCCCGTCGCTCGATCCGGCCTACGGCGGCGCGGGCGGTGATTTCCTCCATTCGGTGATCGTGATCGAGGAGATGGCCCGGGCTTACGACGCCGGCTTCGCGATGTCGCTGCACTCGGACGTCGTGGTGCCGTACATCGAGACCTTCGGCACGGAGGAGCAGAAGCAGCGCTGGCTGCCCGGCTGCGCGTCCGGGGAGATCGTGACAGCGATCGCGATGACGGAGCCGGGGACGGGCAGCGATCTTGCGGGGCTCGCGACGACGGCCGTGCGTGACGGCGACCATTACGTCTTGAATGGGGCGAAGACGTTCATCTCGAACGGCATTCTCTGCGACATCTGCATCGTGGCGGCGAAGACGGATTCGAATCCGGAGAACGCGCACCGGGGCATCAGCCTGTTCGTCGTGGAGGCGGGGACGCCGGGGTTCGTGAAGGGCAAGAAGCTGCGCAAGATGGGGCTGCCCTCGCAGGACACGTCGGAGCTCTCCTTCGAGGATTGCCGCGTGCCCGTGAAGAACCTCCTCGGCGAGGAGGGCGGGGGGTTCGTGATGCTGATGAAGAAGCTCCAGCAGGAGCGGCTCGTCGTGGCGATCGGGTGTCAGGCGGGGGCGGAGCGGATCCTCGAGGACACGGTCGCGTATTGCAAGGAGCGCAAGGCGTTCGGCAAGCCGATCGCGAAGTTCCAGAACACGCAATTCAAGCTGGCCGAGTGCGCGACGAAGGTCGAAGTGGGCCGCACGTTCCTCGATCGCCTCATCGCGGAGCACGTCGCGGGCAAGTACCTCGTGAAGGAGTGCTCGATGGCGAAGCTCTGGCAATCGGAGATGCTCGGCGAGGTGGTCGACGAGTGCCTGCAGTTCTTCGGTGGGTATGGCTACATGCTCGAATACCCGGTGACGCGGGCTTACATGGATGCGCGCGTGCAGCGGATCTTCGCCGGGACGAACGAGATCATGAAGGTGATCATCGCGAAGCAGATGGGGCTCTGAGGGGGGCGAGGGGCCATCGTCCTTCGTCCTCGACGACGCGGATGACGCGTTCGAGGCGAAGACGCGACCGCGCGTGCGATCGTCGGCAGCCCGACGAGCCACACCAGGAGGGGCACCCATGCAACACCCCTCACCGACCGCGCTCCCCTGCCATGGCGGCCACGAGAGCCGGGCCGGGAAACGTTGTCAAGCTCGCTTGCGGGGGCGCAAAAGGGCCGATCTACCTTGCGCGGCGTGCCTTGCACGCACGCAAATCGGGCATCCCCCTTCCCGAGGACCGTCTTGCACCGACGCGAGAGCGCCCAAACCGATCACGAGGCGTGCCTTGCACCGGTGCAAGCACGCCTAAACACGCGGCACGACCCTTCTCGCGTGCATGCAAGCAACCCGAAACGCTCGTCCCGCCCCGCCTTGCACGCACGCAAGCGCGGCCATCCATCCGTCCCCGCGCCTCTTGCGCCCACGCGAGACGCAGGGTGCACACGCGCCGGTGGCCTTTGCGTCGACGCAAGCCCCGTCGCGACGCGGCGTTCCTTCGATTTGCACGGAAGCACCCCCCGCTGTGCCCCCGCGACGCGACCTGCTCGACACGCGCACGGACGCCGGCGCAGGGCTCATCAACCCCGGGTCCAGCGCTTGCGCTGGTTCGGGTCCAGGGGCGAAGAGCCCCTGGTCGGGCCCGGGGTGAAACCCCGGCGCGACGCTACACCAGCACCCCCTCCGTCTCGTCCCTACCGCCCCCGTCTCAAGATCCGCCCAATCTTCTTCCCCAATCCATCCGGCCCCGCCGGCGCGCTCGCCACGTCGGCTGCGCCTGCTGAGACGAGCCGCGTCATGCGGTCGGGCGTGAGCGACGATGCGCAGACGAGGACCCGCGCCCGCGGCTGGGTCCGGGCGAGCTCGACGATCTTCGCGGCTGCGCCGTCCACGTCCGTGCCTGCGTCGATGAGCACCACGGCGAGGTTCGCTCGGCCCTTGTCGTCGAGGGCTTCGAGCGGGATCAGATAGATGCCTTGGGAGGCGAGGCCCGTGACGCACGAAGGGTCGATGCCCGACGCGCTGGGCATCCGGATCCATCCGACCTCCGTGAGCCCGTGTCCTGGATCCGTTGAATCTTGGGCGCGGGCACGTTGCCCGTCCCATTGCGGCACGCGTGACTCCCGGCCGCCGAGCGGCTCGTTTCCTTTGCGCGTGACGAGCTGCGTCGCGAGCGACTGGGGGTCGAGCGCGTCCTCGAGCCGCTTTTTGGCCACCCCGGCGTTTGCTGGCCTGCGCTCCGGTTGCTTGGCGAGCATGTCGAGGCGTAACTTTTCGAGCAGCGGCGGCACGGGGTCCGAGCCGGTCGGGCGTGCGAGCGGCGGCGGCGGCAAGAACAGGTGCGCCGAGATGATCTCGATGGAGTTTTTCCCGAGGAAGGGCGGCCTGCCTTGCAGCATCGCCGTCAGGACACACCCGATCGCATAAATGTCCGTCGCGGGGCCGACGGCGAGCGAATGACATTGCTCGGGGCTCATGTACTCGGGCGTGCCGCCCACGGCCTCGGGCTTCGTGAGCGTCGGGCCGCTATCGTCTTCCTTGGGCAGCTCGACGTGCGCGAGACCAAAATCGAGGATCTTGACGGTGCGCTTGCTGCCCTCGTCCGTCAGGAAGATGTTTTCCGGTTTCAGGTCCCGGTGCACGATGCCGCGCGCGTGCGCCACGTCGAAGGCGTCGAGGACCTGCCCGAGGATGTCCCGTACGTCGGTGAGCGGCGGCGCCTCGTCCCGGTCGCGGAGCCACGAATGCAGCGTGACCCCGACGAGGTATTCCATGACCAGGAAGGGCAACCCTTCGTCTTCGCCGTAATCGATGACGCGAACCACGTTCGGGTGGTTGAGCAGCGTCGCGGCCCGGGCTTCGCGGTAAAACCTCCGCACGTAGTCGGGCTCGATCGAGATGTTGTAATGGAGCAGTTTCACCGCGACCGGCATGCGCAAGGTCACGTGCTCGGCGCGGTAGACCTCGCCCATGCCGCCCGAGCCGATCCGGGCGAGGAGGCGATACTTGCCCGCGAGGACGAGGCCGACGTGCCCGCCCGTGCGCTCCCGGAGGATCGGGGGGGCCTTCGCGACGGCTTGGTACGCGAGGTCCTGGGGGGAGGGGAGGGTTTGCAGCGTCGTGTGGTGCTGCGCTTCGAGATCGTCGAGATTGTCGACCCCGGGCGGGCGGACGCTGATGCGCACCGGTACCTGTCCGCTCGTTGGGCCCCCAGGCTTCGAAGGGGAACGGTCATCGTCGTCGTCGCCGCTCATCGGCTCTCTGCCTCCAGGCGGAATCCGAGGGATCCGGTCACCGTGCCCGCCGCCTGCCAGGTGACGCTCTCCGCGCGCCCGATCCAGCCGGA
Protein-coding sequences here:
- a CDS encoding acyl-CoA dehydrogenase family protein, producing MERNLFREEHELFRTSFRRFIDREVKPHQERWMEQGSVDREAWRKAGEGGFLCPSLDPAYGGAGGDFLHSVIVIEEMARAYDAGFAMSLHSDVVVPYIETFGTEEQKQRWLPGCASGEIVTAIAMTEPGTGSDLAGLATTAVRDGDHYVLNGAKTFISNGILCDICIVAAKTDSNPENAHRGISLFVVEAGTPGFVKGKKLRKMGLPSQDTSELSFEDCRVPVKNLLGEEGGGFVMLMKKLQQERLVVAIGCQAGAERILEDTVAYCKERKAFGKPIAKFQNTQFKLAECATKVEVGRTFLDRLIAEHVAGKYLVKECSMAKLWQSEMLGEVVDECLQFFGGYGYMLEYPVTRAYMDARVQRIFAGTNEIMKVIIAKQMGL
- the hxsC4 gene encoding radical SAM protein HxsC4 yields the protein MSDGANAAEPTIAERLSTREERIHVSIGAVCNNNCIFCMEEDRDGRYVNNSAMTTERVRWILEQNQGSEEVCFTSGEPTTRPELPDLVSMAKGLGYRKISVMTNGRRLSHLPYAALLAKAGMNRFYVSIHGHTKKLHEGLTRTPDSFEQTAAGLASIAKLKRFGVELHTSTVLTDRNLPHMLDIYRFLRQCGVDQVVFNVMQANGRADTYFEQIFPRYTDTADAFRRFLAEVGEARPMAFLVDIPLCTTEGVADFNRGYVERYRHFDLGDKANLDAARAPERAADGRGRGLVLVTRQDLDEAQRDKRQACGTCKYGPQCEGVWRNYLKRYGWDEFEPILGTPNAQ
- a CDS encoding AgmX/PglI C-terminal domain-containing protein, which codes for MMKSNERSLGIGSLRARIAALAALASLAGCGGEVAVNKPPDTGGTDTSTSGGSGGANFEAEIGALDQDKVQSTLQRTSDKLSACFHNGVRRIPFMGGEIRFALRIAQGGTATVAYLKESTLGDRDTESCMLGALRGASWPSPVGGKEGLAEGGFSFDPSADERPPVSLDPGRLGKELPKAQQALATCRAGQGAGPIKATMYLDTDGKPLAVGVSSADPKGDAAATCIVEALRGMSFPSPGSYAGKVSLVAE
- a CDS encoding acyl-CoA dehydrogenase family protein, with translation MDLEPNETEALVQRTARDYAERVIRPVAADLDRDKDIPRDILRGLADLGLMGVNVPAALGGAEAGVVAYALAMMEIARACASTAVTMSVTNMVAEVIARFGTEAQRATYVPRICAGEYAAGSFALSEPEAGSDPGSMRTVAERTEDGWVLRGQKQWITNGAWAGVFVVWARTGGPGTRGLSAFLVEGGTPGLRCGRPEDKLGLRASNTVPIELDDCKVPADALLGSEGEGFKIAMMALDGGRIGIASQAVGIATAALEEATQYARERKQFGRSIGDYEAIQWSLADGRTELDAARALTLRAAWLKEKGRPFSAEAAMAKLYASEASNRICQRALQIHGGYGYVRDFAVERHLRDARVTTIYEGTSEIQRIVIARSATR
- a CDS encoding sensor histidine kinase; translated protein: MFQSAPHSGPHSGPHSGPHSLGPSSVIVGGRKSDVPPIPQDPEGHRKWLIEELERTRARLLQADRLATLGTIAAGVGHELNNVAAVLTHTATFIRMRAHAGKPPEPDDLVALERGVAHLTEHARNLLHLGTPSQDRQEVLDLMTVISGVLSMLHVSGRTKRVSIMTNAPPAPVRVAMSRTKLEQIFVNLITNAADAVIEQPPEGRLIRIEVSENRESGRAVCLVEDAGTGISPEILARVFETYFTTKPSGKGTGLGLSVVKTLLEAVGGYIEIESELGKGTAVRFDLPLCT
- a CDS encoding serine/threonine-protein kinase, which codes for MTSNASPHASPATAVAPGTLLAQKYRVERVLGQGGMGYVVEARHVALDERVALKFLLPEYAQHPEASARFQREARAAVKIKSEHVARVLDVATLENGAPYMVMEFLDGRDLARQLKDGVLAVPDAIDYILQACEAIAEAHSYGIVHRDLKPANLFLASRRDGSPLVKLLDFGISKMQGAPGDHALTRTATAMGSALYMSPEQMQETRGVDHRTDIYSLGITLFELIAGTQPFYAETLPNLCAAVLTGTPRPLRDFRPDLSADLAARMERAYERDKNQRYQSIAEFAVALAPYAPLRSQSTLDRVARMAGLPPPAVGAPGESPRLPSQPTLPAMQAPDARGIAEWTEVPSTEPLRNSGRRNSVISSTLASTPPPAEVAAQTAHKTMPLPVQIASAPELPPPGTTTGPTILALGQTPPLDVIEPDLSRIEADLYTGPRSAHAAAAFASAARTRPPSPDAGRSFLFVALGLGALIGILGGVLVFLFRSSVEASSTTPIATGVPEEAPAIPAPVITASSMSSALASTPESTAPPSGSASASPSASPSASPAEGASTSAPATPPPGPKPTSKATTAPPGTTKKNANTAFTRR
- a CDS encoding acyl-CoA dehydrogenase family protein — translated: MDFDLTDEQKRFQEAARALAARDLAPRAAEIDHDARLPEGHARTLGDAGLLGLTIPAEHGGSGGDLVALALVIEEIAAACASSAAIAGTHVALVARTLLHAGSDAQKQKHLAPLARGASLGAAAMPDPAEPASLFAEPSADGGFVLDGEAGPVILGPAADVFLVFAATNRAPNDPRLVALLVPKGAPGLDVVPAEAGVGRRAAGVALLRARGVRVDAADVIGAAGEGQAIATAALEDARIAVAAEAIGVARAAFEKAAAHVKGTQDRVKTPGLLGVQAQLADMSVEIEAARLLVLRAAHLADRGAPSSAERSIGKLFASEMSTRVAHRAMDILGARGGGASEGLGRHFRDARTTELVEESSGTQRSIIAQTMLKA